Genomic window (Musa acuminata AAA Group cultivar baxijiao chromosome BXJ1-9, Cavendish_Baxijiao_AAA, whole genome shotgun sequence):
TTCTTTGGGTCATCATCATTAATACCTGTAAGaaaatattatcatcatcattttttttgttttttctttattttaacattTAGAACTGTTTAATATATTTGATAGAGTAAAACTACGCgaaaatctcaaaaatattctCAAATTCGATTTGTCAGGTAAAATATCACAGCCGTCCATGTGGTTTCCCCTTCCAATCATTTCCGTGCAAGTATCATCCGACGGCTTCCATTGCTCCGTACTTGATGACGGGTAAACTGAGACGTCTCTTTTTTGACGGACGGCCAGGATGCGTCCAATGTCACTCAGCCCACCTTATCGACGAACGAGAAGTGCGCTTCCCCTGTTTGGTGGCTTGCACGGGACACCGGAGTCAGAATCTTAGTACGGGATATAGCACACTCGAAGTCACCTTTGCTGGTCCTCCAGTAGCATAGTTTCTTTGGCTCTTAGTTGCAATGATGTCATTGATACCGCAGCAGTCATCGATTATATCTCATATTTACGATCATGTAATCTGACCATCAATAAATTACTTGATCTCTACATGTTTCCCGTCGACGATGCAAGCCTAAGCCCAGCCCAGTCCAGCCCATGACAGTAAAAGAGGAATGGGGGTAGAAGAGTCATTACATGCACGGCAAAGAAAAGGTCGTCGTGGGTTCGAGAAATGGCCTGCTTCGATATCGCGGCGGTCCGCGGGGCCCGCACAGGCCGCCACCTGATCCCTCCCGCTCGCGATTTACCCAAAACGCCCCCACGGAAGCGCAATAATAACGAAAAGGACGGGGAGCGAGGAAAACAAAAGGCACGCCTTCGGTCGCCTTTTCGCTGGAGGGCACTCACTACCTTTCACCGACCCACCCTCATCCCGTACCGTCCCTTTCTTCAACTGGAGTTGTATGCGGGGCCCACCTGTGTTTCGCTACCTTCTCCATCTCCGGCTCCAACCACACGGCGGGTGCAAAACGGGTAGTTCAAAAACGAGTAGAAGTAGTTTGTCTAGTACACGGGAACCCCTTCCGGCTTCCTCATCCTGTCATCTTCCTCCCCGCCTTTCTTCCCTCCCATCTGTTCGTCGACGATTCCTCCCGTGTGGGAATTCGATTTTGCATCCCTCGTCTTCTGCTAGGGTTCCCACTTTTGTTCCGTGCACGGAAAGAGAAAGCTTTTGATAAGATCTCCATGAATCGGTAGTTTATTTCGAGGAAGCTTGTTGTTGATTCTCGTTAGATATTTTGCGTCATGATCAGTCGTTTCGCTAGGTGGATTCTTTTCCCCTTGATGTGGATTTCGTACAAGCTGTCTGTGTGTCTTTTCGTTCCTTGGATAATTAGCGGGATGATGACGCAGTATTAAGCGATGCATAGTTCAACCTTGGTCTTATCAGTTTACTTTTCTTAGATTTGATGGAAGTCGAATTTGACCAAAAAAGTATCCTTTTTCAGATTCTTCAGTTTCCCAAACGTTGCTTTTGAGAAGCATGGAATCTTCTCGCTGGACATAGTAGTTTTGCCGGTGAAGTTGGATTGTTCATGGAGGTCTCTTGCTTTTTCCGTATACGCTTTTAGATGTTAGGCAGCTTCCAAGATTCCAAGAAGTACTTTTTAGATCATTGCCTTTGTGAATTTTGAAAGACAGGTTGCCAGATTGAAAGAATCTATATATTTGTGAGATTCCTTAGTGGAGATTTTATTACAATAAGATAAAAAATTTCGATTGGCAATTCGTATGTAAGCAATGTTGGGAGTTAGAGCTTTAACCTTAGCTCTTTGTTGTTATCATGATTAATGAACTCAGGCTGGCAAATCTTTCTTTATAACAAAATCTATTAATTGTGACTTTTTtttggctaaatttgagaaaatgCATTGAAAAGTTCTCTTTTTGTTTTTACTAATTTGAAACCTAGCCAAGTATAACTTAGTCACTTATAacttttaggtttttttttcttttggatatATGCTGACATTGATCGAGTTTTTCAGGAGTATGCTGATAACTACGACAGTGAGGACATTTCTTGTTAAGCCACAGGAACAGGAGCAGAATTTGATTTGTTTGCTTGTCCTCTGAGAGTGAGGAAGCATGAGCCATCTTTGTGATTTTTGTGGGGAGCAAAGATCTGTCATCTATTGCAGGTCCGATGCTGCTGCTTTGTGCTTGTCATGTGACCGCATTGTTCATTCTGCAAATGCACTTTCTCGACGCCATTCGCGCACTCTTTTGTGTGACAGTTGCAGCACACAACCTGCTTTTGTTAGGTGCATTGAGGAAAGTGTTTCACTCTGCCAAAATTGTGATTGGAATAAGGATGGTGGATCAGCAGTTGCCAAAGGACATAAAAGAGAGACAATAAATTGCTACATAGGTTGCCCGTCTGCAGCTGAGCTTTCGAGAATGTGGCCATTTTTTAAGGAGTTTCCTCCTATAGAGGATGCTGATTGTGAACAGGGATTGGGCTTGATGACCATCGATGAGAACAGTGTTACTAATTGTTGGGGACATCCGGAAAACAGCATTTCTGGTGCAGGCAAGCTGAATAATCCAGGAGcttttgataagtttgattccttgattggatcatcttcgaGGCCTGCAATATGTTTGATGCCCTGTACTGCTGATCTGGTAGCTGGTTCAGTAGATTCAACTACACCTAAGGTGCATTTAGGTTTTAGTTCACTTTATTTagcttcaaattttagagcccatcaATGGTTGCTGTCTTTTAGACAAAAATCTACTACAAATTCAATTACCAAATGCAGCTCTACAATTCAAATTCCTCTTTTGCCTTAACAGACTTGATACCAAGAGTTGACTTGCATTTTATGTTCCAGAtctttttttgttgccagcaaaGATGTATAGTTGCTAATTTCATTAACAAGTATCTATACAGGATAGATTAATATGTTTAGGTGTACCCTTGATTACTCTGGTACCATTAATTACAGTCTACCAAAGTATCAGGTCTTCTGGCATTTTCACATAGTGAGAACCTCAGCCATGCTGCTTTTACACCTCATTCCTCATTTTTTGTTGCCAGAAAAGATGTGTAGTTGCTTTTCTCATTAATGAGCAGCCTACACGATATATTAATAGGTTTAGGTGTTCCTCCATTCCTCTGGTATCATAAATTACAATAGATTATAGTAAACTCATCTTCGGCTGCTGCAGAAGCTTCATTTGGGCTGAAGGATTAAAATTTGCTGAGAGAAACTGATTTGTAACTTAAATATATGATGCACTATCTGTGAGATCTAAGTACGGTCCTTATTCTTTGAGAATATGCTTAAGTGCACTTCAATGTTTAGCTTCTTATACTGATTCCAATTGCCAATAGCTTTTTGACTCATTTGCAGTTATCTTGTCCTGGGACAAatgattctgaattatgcaaagatGGTCTCTGTGATGATTTTAATTTGGATGATGTGGATTTGACTTTTCAAAActatgaagaactttttggtttatCTCATAACCAAACAGGGCATCTTTTTGATGATCACGGGATAGATGTGATTTTTGATCCATGGGACACTTGTGCTGCCAATTCGAACTGCCAGGATGAATTTGTTGGAGAGGTACATATTGTCACTTTTGCTTTTGCACTTTCTGTTTTTTTAAGAGCAAACACCAtcattctttttatcttttaattaAAATCAAACACTAGTTCAACAGACTCCACCAGCTACATACATCACCTAGTGTGCGCTCAACTTTATTTTGTTGTCATGCAGTAAGTACTTCCTGCACCATGTTCTCTTTGGATTTTTATTATGGAAGAAAAGATGGTTTCATAGAAATTCATCCCTTCATTGAGGTTATgattctttgttgttgttgtggcttgtaaaggttgtcagaTTTCAAGTGCTTACTTAAGAGGAAGGAATGCTTTAAACTAGTTGTGAGTTTGTGAGGAACCTGAACTAACTGCTCGATGGACATAAATGTTACAATTGATGAGTTAtagcttgaaaaaaaaaattatgcatgttgttccatttttctttggaattacaaaaaaaaatatatcttgtGTTCTACAACCATGTTAGAAGATGACATAATTTTGCTAACTAATTCATTGGTTACAAGCACACTTGTGGATTAGCAATTACATCTTGATTCAACCATTTCTTCTTCGTCTATTCTCATTGTCTCAATGTCCTTGATAATTGCCTGATATTATCTATATGTCAATACCCTATCTGAATATCCCGATTACAATTGGTAAGAGATTTCATGCCACAATAGATTAATTCATGCAGAATTTAGTTGCCAACAATGGAAGGAACATTGTTATTTTACGCCTGCCCTGCTTGCTTCCATCACTTCCAATATGTTAGTCAAGCTCAAGAGTCATCACCTTCCTTGTATATTCATGACAACATGGTTTTGTGAAACACCTGATGAGTCTCATATTGAATTACCTGAGACAGATACGATGCTGTGCTGTGCATGGTTACTATATCCATTAAAAAAAACGATATATGCATGACAGTGACCAGCTATCATATGATAACATAATAGATGCTTCTTTGGATTACATAATTTAAA
Coding sequences:
- the LOC135583276 gene encoding zinc finger protein CONSTANS-LIKE 9-like, coding for MSHLCDFCGEQRSVIYCRSDAAALCLSCDRIVHSANALSRRHSRTLLCDSCSTQPAFVRCIEESVSLCQNCDWNKDGGSAVAKGHKRETINCYIGCPSAAELSRMWPFFKEFPPIEDADCEQGLGLMTIDENSVTNCWGHPENSISGAGKLNNPGAFDKFDSLIGSSSRPAICLMPCTADLVAGSVDSTTPKLSCPGTNDSELCKDGLCDDFNLDDVDLTFQNYEELFGLSHNQTGHLFDDHGIDVIFDPWDTCAANSNCQDEFVGEASSEGQVKPLPTTCSNAVSADSVMSNPGQNVDSSMFFPARQAHSCLSFSFSGLTGESSARDYQDCGVSSMLLMGEPPVFPAGPESSMLPTASRDSAVMRYKEKKKTRKFEKKIRYASRKAMAEVRRRVKGRFVKAGEAYDYDPLAKTRSC